The Dyadobacter sp. 676 DNA window TCCGCTCCTCCATATGGTACATATTCGACCGGTAGGCCATGATGCCAATCCTCGAATAGCCGCTCCTGATCAGGTGGACGCCGGCATCGTAGGAGGCCTTGTAATTGTTGGTAGCCACAAAATCCGTCTGTATTTCGGGAAAGTGGCGGTCCAGCAATACAAAAGGAATGTTCCGCTCTTTAAGATAATGCACCTGATTTTCGGAACCTTCGCAAGAGACGATGATGAAGCCATCGACCTGCCGGTTGATCAGCACATTCAACAAGTCCCACGATTTTTCGGCATGCTCGTCGCAGCTGCCGATAATCACCGTATAACCGTTCTTTTTGGCCTCGTCCTCCACTACGCGGGCGATATTGGCGAAAAAGGGGTTGGAAATGTCGGCGATAATGAGACCGATCGTATGGGTCCTGCCACTTCTAAGGCTTTTGGCAAGATGGTTGGGCTGATAGTTCATTTCCTTCGCTATCTGCCTGATCTTTTGCGCGATAGCCTCCCCTACCCTGGTTTCTTTTTCCTTTCCGTTAAGGACATAGGAAACCAGGGCGGTTGAAACGCCTGCCTGCTGTGCGATATCTTTGAGCGATACTTTTTTCATGGACGTATAAGCGTACCGTCGAATTTTCTTACCTGCCAGTTCGACTTGGTGCTAATGGGAAATTTGCCAGCGGCTTTTTCGTCAATGTCCACGCCTATGCCCGGCACTTCGTTCACCGACATGTAGCCGTTTTTCATGGTCGGGCAGCCAGAGAACACTTCCAGGGTTTTGTCGTTGAACTGCACGGCTTCCTGGATACCAAAATTCCAGACCGCGAGATCGATATGCGCATGGGCCGAATGACCGACCGGCGACACGTCGCCGGGACCGTGCCAGGCCGTTTTTACATTGAACCATTCCCCTAGCCGCGCCACCTTCATCGCCGGCGTAATACCACCGATCTGCGACACGTGAATGCGGATGTAGTCGAACCACTGGTTCACCATCGGTTCCAGGAACTCATTGACGTTATTAAACAACTCACCCATTGCCAGCGGCACCGTCGTACTCTGGCGGAGCAGCTTGAACCACTTCATGTTCTCCGGCGAAAACGGGTCCTCGATAAAGAATGGCCGGTAATCCTCCAACCTTTTGATCATATTGATCGCGTTCATCGGCTGCACGCGTTCATGGATATCGTGCAACAGTTCTACCTCCTCGCCGCACTGCTTACGCACGGTTTCAAACAAGATCGGGATCGCTTTCAAATAAGCATTTTCGTCCATATAGTTGTCCGTCGCACCGCCGAAACCGGCCTCCTTGAAATCAGGCTTCCGGGTTGTGCTTCCCACGGCACCGTAACCGCCCTGCTGAATGCGGATGTAACGATAACCCTGCTCCTGAATTTTCTTTACGCTTTCCACCGTTTCTTCCGGCGTGCGGCCGTTCGCATGCGTATAGCACGGCACGGCGAAGCGTGATTTGCCCCCCAGCAACTGGTAAAGCGGCATACCGGCACGTTTTCCTTTAATGTCCCAAAGCGCCTGATCGAGGCCGCTCAATGCATTGTTC harbors:
- a CDS encoding LacI family DNA-binding transcriptional regulator gives rise to the protein MKKVSLKDIAQQAGVSTALVSYVLNGKEKETRVGEAIAQKIRQIAKEMNYQPNHLAKSLRSGRTHTIGLIIADISNPFFANIARVVEDEAKKNGYTVIIGSCDEHAEKSWDLLNVLINRQVDGFIIVSCEGSENQVHYLKERNIPFVLLDRHFPEIQTDFVATNNYKASYDAGVHLIRSGYSRIGIMAYRSNMYHMEERIRGYKHALRDNDIEFHESWLKEVHFETMDKEVRTAIDEILASANRVEAMIFATYGLAINALKYINELRLKVPSDLAIVSFGQAEVFDLYYCPITYVRQPLEMLGKTAVEFLLKKLKNPEEGMKQILMEAKLIARESSKIKSAMNG
- a CDS encoding enolase C-terminal domain-like protein, with translation MKENGMSRRETMKALGLSGSAGILGLFGGISDARADRETPHYARAMKPVTIKSVRAIATAPQGSNLIVVKVETSEPGLYGLGCATFTQRAEVVLVAINTYLNEFCAGRDVDNIEDMWNAAYVSSYWRNGPVLNNALSGLDQALWDIKGKRAGMPLYQLLGGKSRFAVPCYTHANGRTPEETVESVKKIQEQGYRYIRIQQGGYGAVGSTTRKPDFKEAGFGGATDNYMDENAYLKAIPILFETVRKQCGEEVELLHDIHERVQPMNAINMIKRLEDYRPFFIEDPFSPENMKWFKLLRQSTTVPLAMGELFNNVNEFLEPMVNQWFDYIRIHVSQIGGITPAMKVARLGEWFNVKTAWHGPGDVSPVGHSAHAHIDLAVWNFGIQEAVQFNDKTLEVFSGCPTMKNGYMSVNEVPGIGVDIDEKAAGKFPISTKSNWQVRKFDGTLIRP